One stretch of Pseudomonas azotoformans DNA includes these proteins:
- a CDS encoding AraC family transcriptional regulator, with product MLLTRHLDANATLVALIEGLTPCDGFSPTHLSGVQVLRASCDVARGPQIYEPSLMFVAQGSKVAYLGPRTLEYGAGHYLIQAMPVPFECETFAMGADAPLYGVTVGIDRVVLGELVMAMGIQAGPPPTAQTLESMSSVMLDDAMRGAVERLLQCLHDPLESRIMGAARVREVLFTALRGPQADVLRALVEQQGQFSRIATSLNHLHAHYAEPLNIETLAGYAHMSASTFHEHFKRCTLLSPVQYLKRLRLLKAQQLLLVDGMGVAQAAHSVGYQSTSQFSREYKRYFERNPGEERAA from the coding sequence ATGTTGTTGACCCGCCATCTCGATGCCAATGCCACCTTGGTTGCCTTGATTGAGGGGCTTACGCCCTGCGACGGTTTTTCCCCGACCCACCTGTCCGGTGTGCAAGTGCTGCGCGCCAGTTGTGACGTGGCACGCGGGCCGCAGATCTATGAGCCGAGCCTGATGTTCGTGGCCCAAGGCAGCAAAGTCGCCTACCTGGGGCCGCGCACGTTGGAGTATGGCGCCGGACATTACCTGATCCAGGCCATGCCGGTGCCGTTCGAGTGCGAGACCTTTGCCATGGGGGCTGATGCGCCGTTGTACGGTGTCACGGTGGGCATTGACCGCGTGGTCCTGGGCGAATTGGTCATGGCCATGGGCATTCAGGCCGGGCCGCCACCGACCGCACAGACGCTGGAGTCGATGAGCTCGGTGATGCTCGATGACGCAATGCGCGGCGCCGTCGAGCGGCTGTTGCAATGCCTGCACGATCCGCTGGAAAGCCGGATCATGGGCGCGGCGCGGGTCCGGGAAGTGTTGTTCACCGCTCTGCGGGGCCCGCAGGCGGATGTGTTGCGAGCACTGGTGGAGCAGCAGGGACAGTTTTCGCGGATCGCCACGTCGTTGAATCACCTGCATGCCCATTACGCCGAACCGCTGAATATCGAGACGCTGGCGGGGTATGCGCATATGAGTGCGTCGACCTTTCATGAGCACTTCAAGCGCTGCACGTTGTTGTCGCCGGTGCAGTACCTCAAGCGTTTGCGTCTGCTCAAGGCCCAGCAGTTGCTGCTGGTGGACGGCATGGGTGTGGCGCAGGCGGCGCATAGTGTGGGGTATCAGAGTACGTCGCAGTTCAGTCGGGAATATAAACGCTACTTCGAACGCAACCCCGGTGAAGAGCGTGCTGCATAG
- a CDS encoding NAD(P)-dependent alcohol dehydrogenase — translation MYTAIGYAAQSATTPLAPMSFQRRSPRTDDVAIEILYCGVCHSDIHQARNEWGIAVYPLMPGHEIVGKVTAVGANVTAHKIGDLVGVGCMVDSCRHCDACKSDLEQYCLEGPTMTYATPDRVDGSNTMGGYSDSIVVSEHFVVKIPAKLDLASAAPILCAGITTYSPLKHYGVKAGDKVGVLGMGGLGHMGIKFAKAMGAEVTLFTRSASKAEEGRRQGADHVIVSTDAEQMKAAAGRFDFLLDTIPVQHDLNPYLDVLRFDGVHILVGLIEPVDPPVNAAKLVLGRKVLAGSLIGGIAETQEVLDFCAEHNITCDIEMLDIRQINEAYSRMIAGDVKYRFVIDMATLKA, via the coding sequence ATGTACACCGCCATCGGTTATGCCGCCCAGTCGGCCACCACTCCCCTCGCCCCCATGTCTTTCCAGCGCCGCAGCCCGCGCACCGATGACGTGGCCATCGAGATCCTCTACTGCGGCGTCTGCCACTCCGACATCCACCAGGCTCGCAACGAATGGGGCATCGCCGTGTACCCGCTGATGCCGGGCCACGAGATTGTCGGCAAGGTCACCGCCGTGGGCGCCAACGTCACCGCGCACAAAATTGGCGACCTGGTCGGCGTAGGCTGCATGGTCGATTCGTGCCGTCACTGCGACGCCTGCAAGTCAGACCTGGAGCAATACTGCCTCGAAGGTCCGACCATGACCTACGCCACCCCGGACCGTGTAGACGGCAGCAACACCATGGGCGGTTACTCCGACAGCATCGTGGTCAGCGAGCACTTCGTCGTGAAGATCCCGGCCAAGCTCGACCTGGCCAGCGCGGCGCCGATCCTGTGCGCCGGCATCACCACCTACTCGCCGCTCAAGCACTACGGCGTGAAGGCCGGCGATAAAGTCGGCGTGCTGGGCATGGGTGGCCTGGGCCATATGGGCATCAAGTTCGCCAAGGCCATGGGCGCGGAAGTGACGTTGTTCACCCGCTCGGCGAGCAAAGCCGAAGAAGGTCGTCGCCAGGGTGCCGACCATGTGATCGTGTCCACCGATGCCGAGCAGATGAAAGCCGCCGCCGGCCGTTTCGACTTCCTGTTGGACACCATCCCGGTGCAGCACGACCTGAACCCCTACCTCGACGTGCTGCGCTTTGACGGCGTGCACATCCTGGTCGGCCTGATCGAGCCGGTCGACCCGCCGGTCAACGCCGCCAAGCTGGTGCTGGGCCGTAAAGTACTGGCGGGCTCCTTGATCGGTGGCATTGCCGAGACCCAGGAAGTCCTGGATTTCTGCGCCGAGCACAACATCACCTGCGACATCGAAATGCTCGACATCCGCCAGATCAACGAAGCCTACAGCCGCATGATCGCCGGCGATGTGAAGTACCGCTTTGTCATTGACATGGCGACCTTGAAGGCCTGA
- a CDS encoding IclR family transcriptional regulator, whose translation MQENAHTPVKDTAPTGTQTLLRGLGVVQAVAAGARDLKEIAKRIGTTRSTTHRLASCLVDERYLRVVPQVGYLLGPKLIELGFQAREELPLVTLAIPYLDELSALTGDTIHLAIREYDDVLYLHKNPGRNGPEMRSRVGHRMPLARTGIGKALLLDDTVQEWQRLYDVSLPVGGKSLQWPQHPEQSWAQFEQRMREYVVGGYAFDLEDNEPSIRCVAAPVRDASRRIVAGISIASTVPYMPLEKMAELIPVVKQVAARLSAELGAKA comes from the coding sequence ATGCAGGAAAACGCCCACACCCCCGTCAAAGACACCGCCCCCACCGGCACCCAGACCCTGCTGCGCGGCCTGGGCGTGGTGCAGGCCGTGGCGGCGGGTGCGCGGGATCTGAAAGAGATCGCCAAGCGCATCGGCACCACCCGCAGCACCACCCACCGCCTGGCCAGTTGTCTGGTGGACGAGCGTTACCTGCGCGTAGTGCCGCAAGTCGGTTACCTGCTGGGGCCGAAGTTGATCGAGCTGGGTTTCCAGGCGCGCGAAGAGCTGCCGCTGGTGACCTTGGCTATCCCCTATCTGGATGAGCTGTCGGCATTGACCGGTGACACTATCCACCTGGCCATTCGCGAATACGACGACGTGCTTTACCTGCACAAGAACCCCGGCCGCAATGGCCCGGAAATGCGCTCGCGGGTCGGCCACCGCATGCCGCTGGCGCGCACCGGAATTGGCAAGGCATTGCTGCTGGATGACACGGTGCAAGAGTGGCAGCGTCTGTACGACGTCAGCCTGCCGGTGGGCGGGAAAAGCCTGCAATGGCCGCAGCACCCGGAACAATCCTGGGCACAGTTCGAGCAGCGCATGCGTGAATACGTGGTGGGCGGGTATGCGTTCGACCTGGAAGACAACGAACCGTCGATTCGCTGCGTGGCGGCACCGGTGCGCGATGCCAGCCGGCGAATCGTCGCGGGCATCAGCATCGCCAGTACCGTGCCCTACATGCCCTTGGAGAAAATGGCCGAGCTGATTCCCGTGGTCAAACAGGTCGCAGCCCGGCTGTCGGCGGAGTTGGGCGCGAAGGCCTGA
- the araH gene encoding L-arabinose ABC transporter permease AraH, with amino-acid sequence MSEVKTAKGFWPGFNQRKFLDDWVMLLAALSIFVLSALFIDNFLSPLNMRGLGLAISTVGIAACTMLFCLASGHFDLSVGSVIACAGVVAGIVIRDTDSVVLGVSAALAMGLVVGLINGIVIAKLRINALIATLATMQIVRGLAYIFSNGKAVGVMDEGFFVFGNGQLMGVPVPIIITVLCFVFFGWLLNYTTYGRNTMAIGGNQEAALLAGVNVDRTKIIIFAVHGLIGALAGVILASRMTSGQPMIGQGFELTVISACVLGGVSLSGGIGMIRHVIAGVLILAIIENAMNLKNIDTFYQYVIRGSILLLAVIIDRMKQR; translated from the coding sequence ATGTCTGAGGTAAAAACTGCAAAGGGCTTCTGGCCGGGTTTCAACCAGCGCAAATTCCTCGATGACTGGGTGATGCTGCTCGCCGCGTTGAGTATCTTTGTGCTGAGCGCGTTGTTTATCGACAACTTCCTTTCACCGCTGAACATGCGCGGGCTGGGCCTGGCGATTTCCACCGTGGGCATCGCCGCGTGCACCATGTTGTTCTGCCTGGCATCCGGGCATTTCGATTTGTCGGTGGGCTCGGTGATCGCCTGCGCCGGTGTGGTCGCGGGTATCGTGATCCGTGACACCGACAGCGTGGTGCTCGGTGTGTCGGCGGCATTGGCCATGGGCCTGGTGGTGGGGCTGATCAACGGCATTGTCATCGCCAAGCTGCGTATCAACGCCTTGATCGCGACGTTGGCGACCATGCAGATCGTGCGCGGCCTGGCTTACATTTTCTCCAACGGCAAGGCCGTCGGTGTGATGGACGAAGGTTTCTTTGTGTTTGGCAACGGCCAACTGATGGGCGTGCCGGTGCCGATCATCATCACCGTGCTGTGCTTTGTGTTCTTCGGCTGGCTGCTCAACTACACCACCTACGGGCGCAACACCATGGCCATCGGTGGCAACCAGGAAGCGGCGTTGCTGGCCGGGGTGAACGTCGATCGCACCAAGATCATCATCTTTGCCGTGCACGGGTTGATCGGTGCGTTGGCCGGGGTGATCCTCGCCTCGCGCATGACCTCGGGCCAGCCGATGATTGGGCAGGGGTTCGAGCTGACCGTGATCTCGGCGTGCGTATTGGGCGGGGTGTCGTTGAGTGGCGGCATCGGCATGATCCGCCATGTGATTGCCGGGGTGTTGATTTTGGCGATCATCGAGAATGCGATGAACCTGAAAAATATCGACACCTTCTATCAGTACGTCATCCGTGGCTCGATCCTGTTGCTGGCGGTCATCATCGACCGCATGAAACAGCGCTGA
- the araG gene encoding L-arabinose ABC transporter ATP-binding protein AraG: MTGAALRFNGIGKEFPGVKALAQISFEARPREVHALMGENGAGKSTLLKILGGAYLPSSGTLQIGAQTMDFKSAADSIASGVAVIHQELHLVPEMTVAENLFLGHLPTRFGVVNRSQLRQQALACLKGLADEIDPDEKLGRLSLGQRQLVEIAKALSRGAHVIAFDEPTSSLSAREIDRLMAIITRLRDEGKVVLYVSHRMEEVFRICNAVTVFKDGRYVRTFDDMSTLTHDQLVTCMVGRDIQDIYDYRPREQGDVALKVEGLLGPGLREPVSLQVHKGEILGLFGLVGAGRTELFRLLSGLTRSTSGSLELCGQALQLRSPRDAIAAGVLLCPEDRKKEGIIPLSSVAENINISARGAHSAFGWLLRDGWEKANADRQIKSMKVKTPNAEQKIMYLSGGNQQKAILGRWLSMPMKVLLLDEPTRGIDIGAKSEIYQIIHNLAASGIAVIVVSSDLMEVMGISDRILVMSEGALTGELARDQADETRLLQLALPRSRA; this comes from the coding sequence ATGACCGGCGCGGCCTTGCGCTTCAACGGCATCGGCAAGGAATTTCCCGGTGTGAAAGCCCTGGCGCAGATCAGCTTTGAAGCGCGGCCGCGTGAGGTGCATGCGTTGATGGGCGAGAACGGCGCGGGCAAGTCGACGCTGCTGAAAATCCTTGGCGGTGCCTACTTGCCCAGCAGCGGCACGTTGCAGATCGGCGCGCAGACCATGGACTTCAAGTCTGCCGCCGACAGCATTGCCAGCGGCGTGGCGGTGATCCACCAGGAACTGCACCTGGTGCCGGAAATGACCGTGGCCGAGAACCTGTTCCTTGGGCACCTGCCGACCCGTTTCGGGGTGGTCAACCGCAGCCAGTTGCGCCAGCAAGCGTTGGCCTGCCTCAAGGGCCTGGCGGATGAAATCGACCCGGATGAAAAGCTCGGCCGTCTGTCCCTCGGGCAACGCCAACTGGTGGAAATCGCCAAGGCGCTGTCCCGTGGCGCCCATGTGATTGCCTTCGACGAGCCCACCAGCAGCCTGTCGGCGCGGGAGATTGACCGCTTGATGGCGATCATCACGCGGCTGCGTGACGAAGGCAAAGTGGTGCTCTACGTCTCCCACCGCATGGAAGAAGTGTTCCGCATTTGCAACGCCGTCACGGTGTTCAAGGACGGTCGCTACGTGCGCACCTTCGACGACATGAGCACCCTGACCCACGACCAATTGGTGACGTGCATGGTCGGCCGCGATATCCAGGACATCTACGACTACCGCCCGCGTGAACAGGGCGATGTAGCGCTGAAGGTCGAGGGCTTGCTTGGCCCGGGCTTGCGTGAGCCTGTCAGCTTGCAGGTGCACAAGGGCGAGATTCTGGGTCTGTTCGGCTTGGTCGGGGCAGGGCGCACGGAGCTGTTTCGACTGCTGAGTGGTTTGACCCGCAGCACTTCCGGCAGCCTGGAACTGTGCGGTCAGGCCCTGCAACTGCGTTCACCGCGCGATGCCATCGCCGCCGGCGTACTGCTGTGCCCGGAAGACCGCAAGAAGGAAGGCATCATTCCGCTGTCCAGCGTCGCCGAGAACATCAATATCAGCGCGCGTGGCGCCCACTCCGCGTTCGGCTGGCTGCTGCGCGACGGCTGGGAAAAGGCCAACGCAGACCGGCAAATCAAAAGCATGAAGGTCAAGACGCCGAACGCCGAACAGAAAATCATGTACCTGTCCGGCGGCAACCAGCAGAAGGCCATTCTCGGCCGCTGGCTGTCGATGCCGATGAAAGTGCTGCTGTTGGACGAACCCACCCGTGGCATCGATATCGGCGCCAAGTCGGAGATCTACCAGATCATCCATAACCTGGCAGCCAGCGGGATTGCGGTAATCGTGGTGTCCAGTGACCTGATGGAAGTGATGGGTATTTCCGACCGCATCCTGGTGATGAGCGAAGGTGCCCTGACCGGCGAACTCGCCCGTGACCAGGCGGATGAAACACGGCTGTTGCAACTGGCTCTCCCGCGTTCGCGGGCTTGA
- a CDS encoding substrate-binding domain-containing protein has translation MFKKTLGTLALAMAFSSVALAEEVKIGFLVKQAEEPWFQTEWAFAEKAGKEHGFTVIKIAVPDGEKTLSAIDSLAANGAKGFVICPPDVSLGPAIVAKAKVNGLKVMAVDDRFVDAKGNFMEDVPYLGMAAFEVGQKQGAAMATEAKKRGWDWKETYAVINTYNELDTGKKRTDGSIKSLEDAGLPKDHILTAALKTLDVPGSMDATNSALVKLPSGAKNLIIGGMNDNTVLGGVRATESAGFKAANVIGIGINGTDAIGELKKADSGFFGSMLPSPHIEGYNTALAMYEWVTKGTEPAKYTAMDEVTLITRANFQAELTKIGLWK, from the coding sequence ATGTTCAAGAAGACTTTAGGCACCCTGGCACTCGCAATGGCTTTCAGCAGCGTGGCACTCGCCGAAGAAGTGAAGATCGGTTTCCTGGTCAAGCAGGCTGAAGAGCCGTGGTTCCAGACCGAATGGGCCTTCGCCGAGAAAGCCGGCAAGGAACACGGCTTTACCGTGATCAAGATCGCCGTGCCCGACGGTGAAAAAACCCTCTCGGCCATCGACAGCCTGGCTGCCAACGGCGCCAAGGGCTTTGTGATCTGCCCGCCGGACGTGTCCCTCGGCCCGGCCATCGTCGCCAAGGCCAAGGTCAATGGCCTGAAAGTCATGGCCGTGGATGATCGCTTCGTGGATGCAAAGGGCAACTTCATGGAAGACGTGCCGTACCTGGGCATGGCTGCCTTTGAAGTGGGCCAGAAGCAGGGCGCCGCAATGGCAACCGAAGCGAAAAAACGCGGCTGGGACTGGAAGGAAACCTACGCCGTGATCAACACCTATAACGAACTCGACACCGGCAAGAAGCGCACCGACGGTTCGATCAAGTCCCTGGAAGACGCCGGCCTACCCAAAGACCATATCCTGACCGCCGCGCTCAAGACCCTCGACGTACCCGGCAGCATGGACGCCACCAACTCGGCGCTGGTCAAGCTGCCCAGCGGCGCGAAAAACCTGATCATCGGCGGCATGAATGACAACACCGTGCTCGGCGGCGTACGCGCCACCGAAAGCGCGGGCTTCAAGGCGGCCAACGTGATCGGTATCGGCATCAATGGCACCGACGCCATCGGCGAGTTGAAAAAGGCTGACAGCGGCTTCTTCGGCTCGATGCTGCCCAGCCCGCATATCGAGGGTTACAACACCGCGTTGGCGATGTATGAGTGGGTCACCAAAGGCACCGAACCTGCGAAATATACGGCGATGGACGAAGTGACCCTGATCACCCGCGCCAACTTCCAGGCAGAGCTGACCAAGATCGGGCTGTGGAAATGA
- a CDS encoding SDR family oxidoreductase: protein MQAQPLSLPAVPEPTYGERLKGKVVIITGAAQGIGEAIVACFQAQQAKLVIADIQGEKVEHVAAHWRARGAEIYAQPVDITSKEQWQALVNVAIERFGRVDVLVNCAGVNVFRDPLEMTDEDWRRCFAIDLDGAWYGCRTVLPHMIEQGLGNIINIASTHSSHIIPGCFPYPVAKHGLLGLTRALGIEYAPKGIRVNAIAPGYIETQLNVDYWNGSPDPHAERQRAFDLHPPKRIGQPIEVAMTALFLATDEAPFINATCLMIDGGRSVMYHD from the coding sequence ATGCAGGCACAACCGTTGTCACTCCCTGCCGTGCCCGAACCCACCTACGGCGAGCGGCTCAAAGGCAAAGTGGTGATCATCACCGGTGCCGCCCAAGGCATTGGCGAGGCGATCGTCGCGTGTTTCCAGGCGCAGCAGGCGAAGCTGGTCATCGCTGACATCCAGGGCGAAAAGGTCGAGCACGTTGCCGCCCACTGGCGCGCACGTGGCGCCGAGATCTACGCGCAACCCGTCGATATCACGTCCAAGGAGCAATGGCAGGCGCTGGTCAATGTGGCCATCGAGCGTTTCGGTCGTGTGGATGTACTGGTCAATTGCGCCGGGGTCAATGTGTTCCGCGACCCGCTGGAGATGACCGACGAAGACTGGCGCCGCTGCTTCGCCATCGACCTCGACGGCGCCTGGTACGGCTGCCGCACGGTGTTGCCGCACATGATCGAGCAGGGCCTCGGCAACATCATCAACATTGCTTCCACCCATTCCAGCCACATCATTCCTGGCTGCTTCCCCTATCCCGTGGCCAAGCATGGCCTGCTTGGCCTGACCCGCGCCCTCGGCATCGAATACGCGCCCAAGGGCATCCGTGTGAATGCTATCGCGCCGGGCTACATCGAAACCCAACTCAATGTCGACTACTGGAACGGTTCCCCCGACCCCCACGCCGAGCGCCAGCGTGCGTTCGACCTGCACCCGCCCAAGCGCATCGGCCAGCCGATCGAAGTGGCGATGACCGCGTTGTTCCTGGCGACCGACGAGGCGCCGTTTATCAATGCCACCTGCCTGATGATCGATGGCGGGCGGTCTGTGATGTACCACGACTGA
- a CDS encoding GNAT family N-acetyltransferase, with amino-acid sequence MTIEIRPAVPSDAAQILTFITELAEYEKARHEVIASVVDIERSLFSEGATAHGLICLRDGLPIGFAVFFFSYSTWLGSNCLYLEDLYINPEQRGGGAGKKLLRHLAKIAFDNGCGRFEWSVLDWNEPAIAFYKSIGAQPQEEWVRYRMEGDALRDFALG; translated from the coding sequence ATGACCATCGAGATTCGCCCCGCCGTGCCCAGCGATGCTGCGCAGATCCTGACTTTCATCACTGAGTTGGCCGAGTATGAGAAGGCCCGGCATGAAGTGATCGCCAGTGTGGTGGACATCGAGCGTAGCCTGTTCAGCGAAGGGGCGACCGCCCATGGCCTGATCTGTTTGCGCGATGGCTTGCCGATTGGTTTTGCGGTGTTCTTCTTCAGCTATTCCACTTGGCTGGGCAGCAACTGCCTGTACCTGGAAGACCTGTACATCAACCCGGAGCAACGCGGCGGCGGCGCGGGCAAGAAGCTCTTGCGCCACTTGGCGAAGATCGCGTTCGACAACGGCTGCGGGCGCTTCGAGTGGAGCGTGCTGGACTGGAACGAACCGGCGATTGCGTTCTACAAATCCATCGGTGCCCAGCCGCAGGAGGAGTGGGTGCGCTATCGCATGGAGGGTGATGCGCTGCGTGACTTCGCCCTAGGCTAA
- a CDS encoding PfkB family carbohydrate kinase, translating to MSRLLHTGQVIVDLVMALDTLPATGGDVLAQSASFEAGGGFNVMAAARRNGLAVVYLGRHGNGRFGDLARAAMQAEGVEIAQAASTDKDTGLCVSLTEASTERTFISHIGAEGELSAEDLARVVPQPDDYVYVSGYSLLLEGKAQALLDWLLALPRAIKVVFDPGPLVTAPDSALMVALLPRIDIWTSNGPEALAFTGAGTVAEALVDLNRHLPGDALLVVRDGPNGCWVSRNGQAEHVPGFKVTAVDSNGAGDAHAGVFIAGLADGLAPAQAARRANAAAALAVTRWGPATSPVAAEVDALLRE from the coding sequence GGTCATCGTCGACCTGGTCATGGCCCTCGATACCTTGCCCGCAACCGGCGGCGACGTGCTGGCGCAATCGGCCAGTTTCGAAGCCGGCGGTGGCTTCAATGTGATGGCGGCTGCGCGGCGCAATGGGCTGGCGGTGGTCTACCTGGGCCGTCACGGCAACGGGCGTTTCGGCGACCTGGCGCGTGCGGCGATGCAGGCGGAAGGTGTCGAGATCGCCCAAGCGGCCAGCACGGACAAAGACACGGGGTTGTGTGTGTCGCTGACCGAGGCCAGCACCGAACGCACCTTCATTTCCCATATCGGCGCTGAAGGCGAGTTGAGCGCCGAGGACCTGGCGCGCGTGGTCCCGCAGCCGGACGATTACGTGTATGTGAGTGGCTACAGCCTGTTGCTGGAAGGCAAGGCGCAGGCCCTGCTCGACTGGTTGCTGGCCCTGCCTCGCGCTATCAAGGTGGTGTTCGACCCCGGTCCGTTGGTGACGGCACCGGATTCAGCGCTGATGGTCGCGTTGTTGCCGCGTATCGATATCTGGACCAGTAATGGCCCTGAGGCGCTGGCGTTTACAGGGGCGGGTACGGTTGCAGAGGCGTTGGTCGACCTCAATCGTCATCTGCCCGGCGATGCCTTGCTGGTGGTGCGGGATGGGCCGAATGGCTGCTGGGTGAGCCGCAATGGCCAGGCCGAGCATGTGCCGGGGTTCAAGGTGACGGCGGTGGACAGCAATGGCGCTGGGGATGCCCATGCCGGGGTGTTTATCGCAGGGTTGGCCGATGGCCTGGCACCTGCCCAGGCAGCACGCCGGGCGAATGCGGCAGCGGCGCTGGCGGTGACGCGCTGGGGGCCGGCTACCTCGCCTGTTGCCGCAGAAGTCGACGCCTTGCTCCGGGAGTAG